The following are encoded together in the Paraburkholderia sp. BL10I2N1 genome:
- a CDS encoding sugar efflux transporter, whose amino-acid sequence MLKTSRFFDLLRIPGFKPLAGATLMLGVAMSFTAPYLSLFGVERAGMTPFRLGLFMTLIAASGVLASTLAGRWSDRSGRHRPLLLASLVAATLGYLCLCVVRDYRLLLVVGVAFIGAGGSALSLVFSFSRAALPVKDDDERAFASASLRTILSGAWVFGPAVGALVLAATGFYGLFLFAAASFAACATIVARMREPQGHLGDHTVEDTASEPTSSITVPPLRSPSEGGHAAGGAAASANDIMRAVVALTLIGLAANATMIVLPLYIVHGLNGSRLDVSIMLGLGALTEIPMMLALGARSSSLHKPNWLAACAAVHAVYFVGMSVAGHVNVLIPMQILNAFVVSVTSCLGMTYVQDLMPASPGRATALFFNAARVGSILSGVLSGLLVQAFSYRGTFVFCGLLALCALVLFAVPGWRYGQMARAARGYVARKLEERRR is encoded by the coding sequence GTGCTGAAGACCTCACGCTTTTTCGATCTGCTGCGCATTCCCGGCTTCAAGCCGCTCGCGGGCGCGACCCTGATGCTCGGTGTGGCGATGTCGTTTACTGCCCCCTATCTATCGCTCTTCGGCGTCGAACGTGCGGGGATGACGCCGTTCAGGCTCGGCCTTTTCATGACGCTGATCGCTGCCAGCGGCGTGCTGGCCAGCACGCTGGCCGGCCGCTGGAGCGACAGGAGCGGGCGTCACCGGCCCTTGCTGCTTGCATCGCTCGTGGCGGCGACGCTGGGTTATCTGTGCCTGTGCGTGGTGCGCGACTACCGGCTTCTGCTGGTAGTGGGCGTGGCCTTCATCGGGGCGGGCGGCTCGGCGCTGTCGCTGGTCTTCTCGTTCAGCCGCGCCGCATTACCGGTGAAAGACGACGACGAACGCGCGTTTGCGAGCGCGTCGCTGCGCACGATCCTCTCGGGCGCGTGGGTATTCGGCCCGGCGGTGGGCGCGCTGGTGCTCGCGGCAACCGGCTTCTACGGGCTGTTCCTGTTCGCTGCGGCGAGCTTTGCGGCGTGCGCGACGATCGTCGCGCGGATGAGAGAGCCGCAGGGGCATCTCGGCGATCACACCGTCGAGGACACGGCGTCCGAGCCGACCTCGTCGATCACGGTGCCACCGCTGCGCTCGCCCTCCGAAGGCGGCCATGCAGCGGGCGGCGCGGCCGCATCGGCGAATGACATCATGCGGGCCGTGGTGGCGTTGACGCTGATCGGCCTCGCCGCCAACGCGACGATGATCGTGCTGCCGTTATACATCGTGCATGGCCTCAACGGCTCGCGGCTCGATGTATCGATCATGCTGGGGCTCGGCGCGCTGACCGAAATTCCGATGATGCTTGCGCTCGGTGCGCGGTCGTCGTCGCTGCACAAGCCGAACTGGCTGGCCGCGTGCGCCGCGGTGCATGCGGTGTATTTTGTCGGCATGTCGGTCGCGGGCCACGTGAACGTGCTGATTCCGATGCAGATCCTCAATGCGTTCGTCGTTTCCGTCACATCGTGCCTCGGCATGACCTACGTGCAGGATCTGATGCCCGCGTCGCCGGGCCGGGCGACGGCCCTGTTCTTCAACGCGGCGCGGGTGGGATCGATCCTGTCGGGCGTGCTGTCCGGTTTGCTGGTGCAGGCGTTCAGCTATCGCGGCACCTTCGTGTTCTGCGGTCTGCTTGCCCTGTGCGCGCTCGTGCTGTTTGCCGTGCCAGGCTGGCGCTATGGACAGATGGCGCGGGCAGCGCGCGGGTACGTCGCCCGGAAGCTGGAAGAGCGGCGGCGCTAG
- a CDS encoding NnrU family protein produces MVVLIVGLVIFLGSHSVRIFAGPWREAQIARLGEKGWKGIFSIVSAIGLVLIIWGYGLARRDPVLLWTPPVWAPHLAAPLTAFAFILFPAAHSPGNHFKSLLHHPMVFGVGLWALAHLLANGTLNAVILFGAFLVWAVVDYFAARRRDLDQGVVYPPGVLSKDVMPVVAGLVVWVVFAVVLHGWLIGVRPFG; encoded by the coding sequence ATGGTTGTGCTGATAGTCGGGTTGGTGATCTTTCTGGGCAGTCATTCAGTGCGGATCTTCGCCGGGCCATGGCGCGAGGCGCAAATTGCGAGGCTTGGCGAGAAGGGCTGGAAGGGGATTTTTTCCATCGTCTCCGCGATCGGGCTCGTGCTGATCATCTGGGGCTATGGACTGGCACGGCGTGACCCGGTGCTGCTATGGACGCCGCCGGTGTGGGCTCCTCATCTCGCTGCGCCGCTTACCGCGTTCGCATTTATCCTCTTTCCTGCTGCTCATAGTCCGGGTAACCACTTCAAGTCGCTGCTCCATCATCCGATGGTGTTTGGCGTCGGGCTTTGGGCGCTCGCGCATCTGCTTGCCAACGGGACACTGAATGCTGTGATCCTGTTTGGGGCTTTTCTGGTCTGGGCGGTGGTTGACTATTTCGCTGCGCGGCGGCGTGACCTGGATCAGGGCGTTGTTTATCCACCTGGTGTCCTGTCAAAAGATGTGATGCCGGTCGTTGCCGGGCTTGTGGTGTGGGTGGTGTTTGCCGTTGTCTTGCATGGATGGTTGATCGGGGTCCGGCCGTTTGGGTAA
- the pcaQ gene encoding pca operon transcription factor PcaQ, with translation MQRSLADSRVKFRHLQCFLAVAQFGGVQKAAESLAITQPAVSKTVAELESILGVRLFERGRHGAVPTREGQLFMPHASACVSALRQGVDLLARAEGTAAATLDLGILPTVATAVVPPALKLFQTRWPHVVVRMVTASNTELLARLKAGTIEFAVGRLADPERMIGLSFEQLYREPLIAVVRAGHPLSTGAAPPAALLERFMVVLPPFGTLIRQSAESLLTAWGAPPLSSFVEMLSVSVGRALTLENDAVWFVPFSAVEYDLSRGELVRLPLPFAGTEEPVGLILRTDTQPSAAARALIDAVRNVTRQRIAPAVDKTRSPKRRRAAP, from the coding sequence ATGCAACGCAGCCTCGCGGACAGCCGCGTCAAATTCCGTCATCTGCAGTGCTTTCTGGCCGTCGCGCAGTTCGGCGGCGTGCAGAAGGCCGCGGAGAGCCTGGCGATTACGCAGCCCGCCGTGTCGAAGACGGTCGCCGAACTCGAATCGATTCTCGGCGTGAGGCTGTTCGAGCGCGGCCGGCACGGGGCGGTGCCCACGCGCGAGGGACAGCTGTTCATGCCGCACGCAAGCGCCTGCGTGAGCGCGCTGCGGCAAGGCGTCGATCTGCTGGCGCGCGCGGAGGGCACGGCGGCCGCCACGCTCGATCTCGGCATTTTGCCGACCGTCGCGACCGCGGTCGTGCCGCCCGCGCTGAAGTTGTTTCAAACCCGATGGCCGCATGTGGTTGTGCGGATGGTGACCGCGTCGAACACAGAACTGCTCGCGCGGCTAAAGGCCGGCACGATCGAGTTCGCGGTGGGGCGGCTGGCGGATCCGGAGCGGATGATCGGCCTTAGCTTCGAGCAGCTGTATCGCGAGCCGCTGATCGCGGTGGTCCGTGCGGGCCATCCGCTGTCGACGGGCGCGGCTCCGCCGGCGGCGCTGCTCGAACGCTTCATGGTGGTGCTGCCACCGTTCGGCACGCTGATCCGGCAGTCGGCCGAAAGTCTGCTGACGGCCTGGGGGGCACCGCCGCTGTCGTCGTTCGTGGAAATGCTGTCGGTATCTGTTGGCCGGGCGTTGACGCTCGAAAACGACGCGGTCTGGTTTGTCCCGTTCAGCGCGGTCGAATACGATCTGTCGCGCGGCGAACTGGTGCGGCTGCCGCTGCCGTTTGCCGGCACCGAGGAGCCGGTGGGTCTAATCCTGCGCACGGATACCCAGCCGTCGGCAGCGGCGCGCGCGCTGATTGATGCGGTGCGCAACGTGACGCGGCAGCGCATTGCCCCTGCCGTCGATAAAACACGCTCGCCGAAACGCCGCCGCGCGGCGCCCTGA
- the pcaG gene encoding protocatechuate 3,4-dioxygenase subunit alpha, with amino-acid sequence MTLKQTPSQTVGPYFAYGLCPEQYNFDLKSLFTPSLADHEAAGEHITIVGQVFDADGAVIGDAMLEFLQVDPQGNYPASSADVTKSGFRGFARVGTGTDPQKRFVVQTVKPGATGDDEAPHINVIVLMRGMLLHTFTRLYFDDEAAANERDAVLASVPAERRNTLVAKRETHAGSTVYRFDIHMQGENETAFFDL; translated from the coding sequence ATGACACTCAAGCAAACGCCTTCTCAAACGGTCGGGCCGTACTTCGCTTACGGTCTGTGCCCCGAACAGTACAACTTCGATCTGAAGAGCTTGTTCACGCCATCGCTCGCGGATCATGAAGCGGCCGGCGAACACATCACGATTGTCGGCCAGGTGTTCGACGCCGACGGTGCGGTGATCGGCGACGCCATGCTCGAGTTTTTGCAGGTCGACCCGCAAGGCAACTATCCGGCTTCAAGCGCGGACGTGACGAAGTCGGGCTTTCGCGGCTTTGCGCGCGTCGGTACGGGAACGGACCCGCAGAAGCGCTTTGTCGTCCAGACCGTGAAGCCAGGTGCGACCGGCGACGACGAAGCGCCGCACATCAACGTGATCGTGCTGATGCGCGGGATGCTGCTGCATACGTTCACGCGCCTCTACTTTGACGATGAAGCGGCGGCCAACGAGCGTGACGCGGTGCTTGCCTCCGTACCGGCCGAACGTCGCAACACGCTGGTCGCGAAACGCGAAACACATGCTGGCAGCACGGTGTACCGTTTCGACATTCACATGCAGGGCGAAAACGAAACGGCCTTCTTCGATCTCTGA
- a CDS encoding class II aldolase/adducin family protein, translating to MSITQPASAHAFSPDEWVTRCDLAALYRLVAHFRMTDLIDTHITARVPGPEHHFLINRYGVLFDEMRASDLVKIDRDGRVVEAEADGDPARYRVNAAGFTIHSAVHTARPDLRYVIHTHTAAGSAVSAQKQGLLPISQHALKFYECLAYHDYEGIALDLGERERLVADLGTCNAMILRNHGLLAGGVSAATAFQEIYFLERACQIQVQALAGNAELNVPPQAVCRLTASQFQRDDSEGIAQLAWEAALRLIDTSRSDYCS from the coding sequence ATGTCCATCACACAACCGGCGTCGGCGCACGCCTTCAGTCCGGACGAATGGGTGACTCGCTGCGACCTCGCTGCGCTTTATCGCCTGGTCGCGCATTTCCGCATGACCGACCTGATCGACACGCACATTACCGCGCGTGTGCCGGGGCCCGAGCATCACTTCCTCATTAACCGTTATGGCGTGCTGTTCGACGAAATGCGCGCATCGGATCTGGTGAAAATCGATCGCGATGGGCGAGTCGTCGAAGCGGAGGCGGACGGAGATCCGGCGCGCTATCGCGTGAATGCCGCGGGTTTCACGATTCATTCGGCCGTGCACACGGCGCGTCCCGACCTGCGCTACGTGATTCACACGCACACTGCGGCGGGCTCGGCGGTTTCCGCGCAAAAGCAGGGATTGCTGCCGATCAGCCAGCATGCGCTCAAGTTCTACGAGTGCCTTGCTTACCATGACTATGAAGGCATTGCGCTGGATCTCGGCGAACGGGAACGGCTCGTCGCCGATCTGGGCACATGCAATGCGATGATCCTGCGCAATCACGGTTTGCTGGCCGGAGGCGTATCCGCGGCGACGGCGTTTCAGGAAATCTATTTTCTGGAGCGCGCCTGCCAGATTCAGGTTCAGGCGCTGGCCGGCAATGCGGAGCTGAATGTGCCGCCGCAGGCCGTGTGCAGGTTGACCGCAAGCCAGTTCCAGCGCGACGACTCGGAAGGCATTGCACAACTGGCGTGGGAAGCCGCGTTGCGGCTGATCGATACATCGCGATCCGATTACTGCAGTTAG
- a CDS encoding H-NS family nucleoid-associated regulatory protein: protein MVKREEQRMFDPDGEARERLLVWIRRRMEEYGITLDDLAAAIEADAAALQAPKYRDAYGNTWDGTGDRPDWLTRAIHAGQDIEHFRC, encoded by the coding sequence ATGGTCAAGCGAGAGGAACAACGGATGTTCGATCCCGACGGAGAAGCGCGCGAACGACTGCTCGTGTGGATACGCCGCCGCATGGAAGAGTACGGCATTACGCTGGACGATCTGGCGGCCGCCATCGAAGCCGATGCCGCCGCGCTGCAGGCGCCGAAGTATCGCGACGCATACGGCAACACGTGGGATGGCACGGGCGACAGGCCCGACTGGCTGACCCGCGCCATTCACGCAGGGCAGGATATCGAGCACTTCCGGTGCTGA
- the pcaH gene encoding protocatechuate 3,4-dioxygenase subunit beta: MDDHLVLTVRDFASHPPYVYPGYGSSVKRGPSRPLIPLKERLRNQRVPVYGAEDLGALDNDLTRNAARNGEPLGERIIVTGRVLDEGGRPVRNTLVEIWQANAAGRYVHKADQHEAPLDPNFLGAGRCLTDNEGRYRFLTIKPGAYPWGNHPNAWRPNHIHFSLFGDYFGSRLVTQMYFPGDPLLALDPIFQGTPEHARERLISRFSIDTTEEGYALGYEFDIVLRGRNETPMER, translated from the coding sequence ATGGACGATCACCTTGTCCTCACCGTGCGCGACTTCGCGTCCCATCCTCCCTATGTCTATCCCGGCTACGGTTCGTCGGTGAAGCGCGGCCCGAGCCGCCCGCTGATCCCGCTGAAAGAACGCCTGCGCAATCAGCGCGTGCCCGTGTACGGCGCGGAAGATCTCGGCGCGCTCGATAACGACCTGACGCGCAATGCCGCCAGAAATGGCGAGCCGCTTGGCGAGCGCATCATCGTCACGGGCCGCGTGCTCGACGAAGGCGGTCGGCCGGTGCGCAACACGCTCGTCGAAATCTGGCAGGCGAATGCTGCGGGCCGCTATGTTCACAAGGCTGACCAGCACGAAGCGCCGCTCGATCCGAACTTCCTCGGCGCAGGCCGCTGCCTGACCGACAACGAAGGCCGTTATCGGTTTCTGACGATCAAGCCCGGTGCGTATCCGTGGGGCAATCATCCGAACGCATGGCGTCCGAACCACATTCACTTCTCGCTGTTTGGCGACTACTTCGGCTCGCGCCTCGTCACGCAGATGTACTTCCCTGGCGACCCGCTGCTCGCACTCGATCCGATCTTCCAGGGCACGCCCGAGCACGCACGCGAACGTCTCATCTCGCGCTTCTCGATCGACACGACGGAAGAAGGCTATGCGCTCGGCTACGAATTCGACATCGTGCTGCGCGGCCGCAACGAAACCCCGATGGAGCGTTGA